In one window of Candidatus Neomarinimicrobiota bacterium DNA:
- the accC gene encoding acetyl-CoA carboxylase biotin carboxylase subunit translates to MFKKVLIANRGEIALRIIRACHELGISTVAVYSTADELALHVRFAIEAVCIGPPESARSYLYIPSIIAAAELTNADAIHPGYGFLAENAEFASICEEHEITFIGPSADTIRLMGNKAEARKTMVKAGVPVTPGSSDVVRDVQAALESAEELGYPVMIKASAGGGGKGMRRADTAEMLPQAFTQARNEAQSVFGNGDLYVEKFVSEPRHIEVQVMGDLGGRVVAMGERECSIQRRHQKLIEESPSPFVTEDLRQELSAVAVRAAEEVNYRGAGTIEFLLDADHNYYFMEMNTRIQVEHPVTEMVYGIDLVKTQISAHAGVPVPDWVATAKLRGHAIECRINAEDPAHDFRPSPGMISSFHVPGGTGVRVDTAAYAGYEVQPYYDSMIAKLIVHDLTRDAAINRMQHALEEFVIEGIATTIPFHQQVLAHPDFRSGQFTTAFLDSFHYQPVEATV, encoded by the coding sequence GTGTTCAAGAAGGTGCTCATCGCCAATCGTGGTGAGATAGCCCTGCGGATTATCCGGGCCTGCCACGAGCTGGGCATCTCCACAGTGGCGGTCTACTCCACGGCAGACGAGCTGGCTCTGCACGTGCGCTTTGCCATCGAGGCCGTCTGTATCGGGCCGCCCGAGAGTGCCCGGAGCTACCTGTATATACCCTCCATTATTGCCGCCGCCGAGCTCACGAACGCCGATGCCATCCATCCCGGCTACGGATTCCTGGCCGAGAATGCGGAGTTCGCCTCGATCTGTGAGGAACACGAGATTACGTTCATCGGTCCCAGCGCCGACACGATCCGCCTCATGGGTAACAAGGCCGAGGCGCGCAAGACCATGGTCAAGGCGGGGGTGCCGGTGACGCCGGGATCCAGCGATGTGGTGCGCGATGTGCAAGCCGCCTTGGAGTCGGCAGAGGAGCTGGGGTATCCCGTGATGATAAAAGCCTCCGCAGGGGGGGGTGGCAAGGGCATGCGTCGGGCCGATACGGCTGAAATGTTGCCCCAGGCCTTCACCCAGGCCCGCAATGAGGCCCAGAGCGTCTTTGGCAACGGTGATCTGTACGTGGAGAAGTTCGTCTCCGAGCCGCGGCACATCGAGGTGCAGGTGATGGGCGACCTGGGGGGCCGAGTGGTGGCCATGGGCGAACGGGAGTGCTCGATTCAGCGCCGGCACCAGAAGCTCATCGAGGAGTCGCCCTCGCCCTTTGTAACCGAGGACCTGCGGCAGGAGCTCTCCGCCGTCGCCGTGCGGGCAGCTGAGGAAGTAAATTATCGCGGGGCGGGCACGATCGAATTCCTGCTGGACGCCGATCATAACTACTACTTCATGGAGATGAACACCCGGATTCAAGTGGAGCACCCGGTCACGGAGATGGTTTACGGCATCGACCTGGTCAAAACGCAGATCAGCGCCCACGCAGGGGTTCCGGTGCCCGATTGGGTGGCAACGGCGAAGTTGCGGGGGCATGCCATCGAGTGCCGCATCAACGCGGAGGACCCGGCCCACGATTTCCGTCCTTCGCCAGGCATGATTTCCAGTTTCCACGTCCCCGGCGGCACGGGGGTGCGCGTCGACACCGCCGCCTACGCCGGTTACGAGGTGCAGCCCTATTACGACTCCATGATTGCCAAGCTGATTGTTCACGACCTGACGCGGGACGCGGCCATCAACCGGATGCAGCACGCGCTGGAAGAGTTCGTGATCGAGGGCATCGCCACGACCATTCCGTTTCATCAGCAGGTGCTGGCCCATCCCGATTTTCGCAGCGGGCAGTTTACCACCGCTTTTCTGGATTCGTTCCATTATCAACCTGTTGAGGCTACCGTATGA
- the gcvH gene encoding glycine cleavage system protein GcvH, whose amino-acid sequence MKIPAQLLYSKDHEWVALDGDEATIGITDFAQGELGDIIFVEFPEPGTTFSQGEAFGTIEAVKTVSDLFLPLAGEITALNTSLEDAPEQVNTDPYGKGWIVKMKASNLDEKQQLLDAAAYEAIIA is encoded by the coding sequence ATGAAGATTCCCGCTCAGCTGCTCTACTCCAAGGACCACGAGTGGGTGGCGCTGGACGGCGACGAGGCCACCATAGGCATTACCGATTTTGCCCAGGGGGAGTTGGGCGACATCATTTTTGTGGAGTTTCCCGAGCCGGGGACCACGTTCAGCCAGGGGGAGGCCTTCGGAACCATTGAGGCGGTGAAGACCGTATCCGATCTGTTCCTGCCCCTGGCCGGAGAGATCACCGCGCTGAATACGTCCCTGGAAGATGCCCCGGAGCAGGTCAACACCGATCCCTATGGCAAGGGCTGGATTGTGAAGATGAAGGCGTCCAACCTCGACGAAAAGCAGCAGCTGCTGGATGCGGCCGCGTACGAGGCCATCATCGCGTGA